In Streptomyces nodosus, one DNA window encodes the following:
- a CDS encoding ATP synthase F0 subunit B, with protein MDVQKKLDEIVAMVTGARSMPMSASCVVNRAELLSMLEELREELPDSLAQARELIGDREQMVERARQEAERIIEGAHAERGSLISDTEVARRSQNEADRILTEARQEAEEVRTEADDYVDSKLANFEVVLTKTLGSVGRGREKLLGTGPGLDEHGYEDEDAPERSHDPETLRRDADAYVDAKLGAFEAVLAKTLDAVGKGRQKLHGRIATDDLGALADDTTTRQHSSDADYLADLAALADPPAGAPAAPAHTPELPTRVPPVQQTPVPAQQAEPVYAQQQDPYGYQQTDQYGYQQAYAQQDAYGYQQADPYAAYPQAQAYDQQGGYDQGQAGQGYAQSNDLDEASLFDTSMISAEQLRAYEQGRGGH; from the coding sequence GTGGACGTACAGAAGAAGCTGGACGAGATCGTTGCGATGGTCACCGGCGCCCGGTCGATGCCCATGTCGGCGTCGTGCGTGGTCAACCGTGCCGAGCTGCTCTCGATGCTGGAGGAGCTGCGCGAGGAGCTGCCCGACTCCCTGGCCCAGGCCCGGGAACTGATCGGCGACCGCGAGCAGATGGTCGAGCGGGCCCGTCAGGAGGCCGAGCGGATCATCGAGGGCGCGCACGCCGAGCGCGGCTCCCTGATCTCCGACACGGAGGTCGCCCGCCGCTCCCAGAACGAGGCCGACCGCATCCTGACCGAGGCCCGCCAGGAGGCCGAGGAGGTCCGCACCGAGGCCGACGACTACGTCGACTCCAAGCTCGCCAACTTCGAGGTCGTCCTCACCAAGACCCTCGGCTCGGTGGGCCGCGGCCGCGAGAAGCTCCTCGGCACCGGCCCCGGCCTCGACGAGCACGGTTACGAGGACGAGGACGCCCCCGAGCGCAGCCACGACCCCGAGACGCTGCGCCGCGACGCGGACGCCTATGTGGACGCCAAGCTCGGCGCCTTCGAGGCCGTCCTCGCCAAGACCCTGGATGCCGTGGGCAAGGGCCGCCAGAAGCTGCACGGCCGGATCGCCACCGACGACCTCGGCGCGCTCGCGGACGACACCACGACCCGCCAGCACTCCAGCGACGCCGACTATCTGGCCGACCTCGCGGCCCTGGCCGACCCCCCGGCCGGTGCCCCCGCGGCCCCGGCGCACACCCCGGAGCTCCCGACCAGGGTCCCCCCGGTCCAGCAGACCCCGGTCCCGGCCCAGCAGGCCGAGCCGGTCTACGCCCAGCAGCAGGACCCGTACGGCTATCAGCAGACCGACCAGTACGGCTATCAGCAGGCCTACGCCCAGCAGGACGCCTACGGCTATCAGCAGGCCGACCCCTACGCCGCCTACCCGCAGGCCCAGGCGTACGACCAGCAGGGCGGGTACGACCAGGGACAGGCCGGGCAGGGGTACGCCCAGAGCAACGACCTGGACGAGGCCAGCCTCTTCGACACCAGCATGATCAGCGCCGAGCAGCTGCGCGCCTACGAGCAGGGGCGCGGCGGCCACTGA
- the rnc gene encoding ribonuclease III, which produces MTDAKNGPRRGGGGPADNTASSHTLLEGRLGYQVESALLVRALTHRSYAYENGGLPTNERLEFLGDSVLGLVVTDTLYRTHPDLPEGQLAKLRAAVVNSRALAEVSRGLDLGSFIRLGRGEEGTGGRDKASILADTLEAVIGAVYLDQGLEAAGELVHRLFDPLIEKSSNLGAGLDWKTSLQELTATEGLGVPEYLVTETGPDHEKTFTAAARVGGVSYGTGTGRSKKEAEQQAAESAWRSIRAAADERDKAAADGGADTASAPASGPATA; this is translated from the coding sequence ATGACTGACGCCAAGAACGGTCCCCGTCGCGGCGGGGGTGGTCCGGCGGACAACACAGCCTCGTCCCACACGCTTCTGGAAGGGCGGCTCGGCTATCAGGTCGAGTCCGCCCTTCTGGTGCGTGCGCTGACGCATCGCTCGTACGCGTACGAGAACGGCGGTCTGCCGACGAACGAGCGCCTGGAGTTCCTCGGGGACTCCGTGCTCGGTCTCGTGGTCACCGACACGCTGTACCGCACCCACCCCGACCTGCCCGAGGGCCAGCTGGCCAAGCTGCGGGCCGCGGTGGTCAACTCGCGTGCGCTCGCCGAGGTGAGCCGCGGGCTCGACCTCGGCTCCTTCATCCGGCTCGGCCGGGGCGAGGAGGGCACAGGCGGCCGGGACAAGGCATCCATTCTCGCCGACACCCTCGAAGCGGTGATCGGCGCCGTCTATCTCGACCAGGGTCTGGAGGCGGCGGGGGAGCTGGTGCACCGCCTGTTCGACCCGCTGATCGAGAAGTCCTCGAATCTCGGTGCCGGCCTGGACTGGAAGACCAGCCTCCAGGAGCTGACCGCGACCGAGGGGCTCGGTGTTCCCGAGTACCTGGTCACGGAGACCGGCCCGGACCACGAGAAGACCTTTACTGCTGCCGCCCGCGTCGGAGGCGTCTCGTACGGCACCGGCACCGGCCGCAGCAAGAAGGAGGCGGAGCAGCAGGCCGCGGAGTCGGCCTGGCGCTCCATCCGAGCAGCCGCGGACGAGCGCGACAAGGCGGCGGCCGACGGGGGCGCGGACACCGCCTCGGCCCCGGCGAGCGGCCCGGCCACGGCCTGA
- the rsmD gene encoding 16S rRNA (guanine(966)-N(2))-methyltransferase RsmD, giving the protein MTRVIAGRAGGRRLAVPPGNGTRPTSDRAREGLFSTWQSLLGGPLEGEHVLDLYAGSGAVGLEALSRGAGHTLLVEADARAVRTVRENVRALGLPGAEVRAGKAEQIIHTAPPARPYDLVFLDPPYAVSDGDLREILLTLRSGGWLADDALVTVERSTRGGEFRWPDGFDALRSRRYGEGTFWYGRAASTCEDAR; this is encoded by the coding sequence ATGACCCGCGTGATCGCCGGGCGGGCCGGCGGACGCCGTCTGGCCGTGCCGCCGGGCAACGGCACCCGTCCCACCTCCGACCGTGCGCGCGAGGGCCTCTTCTCCACCTGGCAGTCCCTCCTGGGCGGACCGCTGGAGGGCGAGCACGTCCTGGACCTGTACGCCGGTTCCGGCGCCGTCGGTCTGGAGGCGCTGTCCCGCGGCGCCGGCCACACCCTGCTCGTCGAGGCCGACGCCCGGGCCGTGCGCACCGTCCGGGAGAACGTCAGGGCGCTCGGGCTCCCGGGCGCCGAGGTCAGGGCGGGCAAAGCGGAACAGATCATTCACACCGCCCCGCCGGCCCGGCCGTACGACCTGGTCTTCCTGGACCCGCCCTACGCGGTGTCCGACGGCGATCTTCGCGAGATTCTGCTCACACTCCGCTCGGGAGGCTGGCTCGCGGACGATGCGCTCGTCACCGTGGAGCGCAGCACCAGAGGCGGGGAGTTCCGATGGCCGGACGGCTTCGACGCGCTCCGGTCCCGTCGCTACGGCGAAGGGACGTTTTGGTACGGTCGCGCCGCCTCCACGTGCGAAGACGCACGATGA
- a CDS encoding YceD family protein has product MNARLDHRNPLVFDTHELGRRPGALRRLSRTVDAPKDLGVAGVVGVPEGAPVELGLRLESVMDGVLVTGTARASAEGECVRCLEPLEQELEADFQELFSYPDADDRGRASTEPDDDAEDDEDRLFLEDGLFDLEPLLRDAVVLALPMQPVCQEDCLGLCSECGARLTDDPDHHHDAVDIRWAALQGIADSLEAGDKDEMSGGAPRSARADEKQEK; this is encoded by the coding sequence CTGAACGCCCGCCTCGACCACCGCAACCCCCTCGTGTTCGACACGCACGAGCTGGGGCGGCGTCCTGGTGCGCTGCGGCGCCTGTCCCGCACGGTCGACGCCCCGAAGGACCTCGGTGTCGCGGGTGTCGTCGGAGTGCCGGAAGGCGCCCCGGTGGAGCTCGGACTCCGGCTCGAGTCGGTCATGGACGGGGTGCTCGTCACGGGCACCGCCCGTGCATCGGCCGAGGGGGAGTGCGTAAGGTGTCTGGAGCCGCTGGAGCAAGAGCTCGAAGCGGACTTCCAGGAGTTGTTCTCGTACCCTGACGCCGACGACCGGGGCCGTGCCAGCACGGAGCCCGACGACGACGCCGAGGACGACGAGGACAGGCTCTTCCTCGAGGACGGCCTGTTCGACCTCGAACCTCTGCTGCGTGATGCGGTGGTGCTCGCACTGCCGATGCAGCCGGTGTGCCAGGAAGACTGCCTGGGCCTGTGCTCCGAGTGCGGAGCGCGGCTCACGGACGACCCGGATCACCACCATGACGCCGTCGACATCCGTTGGGCGGCACTGCAGGGAATCGCCGATTCACTCGAAGCCGGCGATAAGGACGAGATGAGCGGCGGCGCGCCTCGATCAGCACGCGCCGACGAGAAGCAGGAGAAGTAG
- the mutM gene encoding bifunctional DNA-formamidopyrimidine glycosylase/DNA-(apurinic or apyrimidinic site) lyase translates to MPELPEVEVVRRGLERWVARRSVAETEVLHPRAVRRHLAGGEDFAHRLKGQRLGTPARRGKYLWIPVEGTGTAVLAHLGMSGQLLVQPGEAPDEKHLRIRFRFDDALGTELRFVDQRTFGGLSLHDTAQDGLPDVIAHIARDPLDPLFDDEAFHQALRRKRSTIKRALLDQSLISGVGNIYADEALWRSRVHYERPTAGFTRPHTAELLGHVRDVMSAALAVGGTSFDSLYVNVNGESGYFDRSLDAYGREGLPCRRCGTPLRRRPWMNRSSYFCPNCQRPPRAPSRPAAR, encoded by the coding sequence GTGCCCGAGCTGCCCGAGGTCGAGGTCGTGCGGCGCGGCCTGGAACGCTGGGTCGCCCGTCGGAGCGTCGCCGAGACCGAGGTGCTGCATCCGCGCGCCGTTCGCCGGCACCTCGCGGGCGGCGAGGACTTCGCGCACCGGCTGAAGGGACAGCGCCTCGGCACGCCCGCCCGGCGCGGCAAATACCTCTGGATCCCGGTGGAGGGCACCGGGACGGCGGTCCTGGCGCACCTCGGCATGAGCGGCCAGCTCCTCGTCCAGCCGGGTGAGGCCCCCGACGAGAAGCATCTGCGCATCCGGTTCCGGTTCGACGACGCGCTCGGCACCGAGCTGCGCTTCGTCGACCAGCGCACCTTCGGCGGCCTCTCGCTGCACGACACCGCCCAGGACGGGCTGCCCGACGTCATCGCGCACATCGCCCGCGACCCCCTCGACCCGCTCTTCGACGACGAGGCCTTCCATCAGGCGCTGCGCCGCAAGCGCAGCACCATCAAACGGGCCCTGCTCGACCAGTCCCTGATCAGCGGAGTCGGCAACATCTACGCGGACGAGGCGCTGTGGCGCTCCCGCGTCCACTACGAGCGCCCCACGGCGGGCTTCACCCGGCCGCACACCGCCGAACTCCTCGGCCATGTACGGGACGTGATGAGCGCCGCGCTGGCGGTGGGCGGCACCAGCTTCGACAGCCTCTATGTCAATGTCAACGGGGAGTCGGGCTACTTCGACCGGTCACTGGACGCCTACGGCCGTGAGGGGCTGCCCTGCCGGCGCTGCGGCACACCGTTGCGCCGCCGCCCCTGGATGAACCGGTCCAGCTATTTCTGCCCGAACTGCCAGCGCCCGCCCCGCGCCCCGTCCCGGCCCGCCGCTCGGTGA
- a CDS encoding winged helix-turn-helix transcriptional regulator, translated as MATAPEQDLPYDVFSRACPSRATLEHVTGRWGSLTLGALYEGSLRFNELRRRVDGVSEKMLSQTLHALERDGLVHREAQPTNPPRVDYELTPLGREVAERLLALIRSVEGRMDDVLAARRRYDEARPEESPSP; from the coding sequence ATGGCCACCGCCCCGGAGCAGGACCTCCCCTACGACGTGTTCTCCCGGGCATGCCCGTCGCGGGCCACGCTGGAGCATGTCACGGGGCGTTGGGGGTCGCTCACCCTCGGCGCCCTGTACGAGGGGTCCCTCCGCTTCAACGAGCTGCGCCGCCGGGTCGACGGCGTCAGCGAGAAGATGCTCTCCCAGACCCTGCACGCCCTGGAGCGCGACGGTCTGGTGCACCGCGAGGCCCAGCCGACGAACCCGCCGCGGGTGGACTATGAGCTGACCCCGCTGGGCCGCGAGGTCGCCGAGCGGCTGCTGGCCCTGATCCGCAGTGTGGAGGGGCGCATGGACGACGTCCTGGCCGCCCGCCGCCGCTACGACGAGGCCCGGCCGGAGGAGTCGCCCTCACCGTGA
- the coaD gene encoding pantetheine-phosphate adenylyltransferase, whose product MRRAVCPGSFDPITNGHLDIIARASKLYDEVYVAVMINQSKKGLFEIDERIDLIRQVTHEFGNVRVEAFHGLLVDFCKERDIPAIVKGLRAVSDFDYELQMAQMNNGLSGVETLFVPTNPTYSFLSSSLVKEVAAWGGDVSHLVPPTVLEALTGRLRKD is encoded by the coding sequence GTGCGCCGCGCCGTCTGCCCCGGGTCGTTCGACCCGATCACCAATGGACATCTCGACATCATCGCCCGTGCCTCCAAGCTGTACGACGAGGTCTATGTCGCGGTGATGATCAACCAGTCCAAGAAGGGCCTGTTCGAGATCGACGAGCGGATCGATCTGATCCGCCAGGTCACCCACGAGTTCGGGAACGTCCGGGTGGAGGCCTTCCACGGCCTTCTCGTCGACTTCTGCAAGGAGCGCGACATCCCCGCCATCGTCAAGGGCCTGCGCGCCGTCAGCGACTTCGACTACGAGCTCCAGATGGCCCAGATGAACAACGGCCTCTCCGGAGTGGAGACCCTGTTCGTGCCCACCAACCCCACCTACAGCTTCCTTTCGTCCTCGCTGGTCAAGGAGGTCGCGGCCTGGGGTGGAGACGTCTCCCACCTGGTGCCCCCGACCGTACTGGAGGCCCTGACCGGCCGCCTCAGGAAGGACTGA
- the rpmF gene encoding 50S ribosomal protein L32, producing the protein MAVPKRKMSRSNTRHRRSQWKAAVPTLVACERCHEPKQQHIACPSCGTYNKRQVLEV; encoded by the coding sequence GTGGCTGTTCCGAAGCGGAAGATGTCGCGCAGCAACACGCGCCACCGCCGGTCGCAGTGGAAGGCTGCGGTCCCCACTCTGGTTGCGTGCGAGCGCTGCCACGAGCCCAAGCAGCAGCACATCGCGTGCCCGTCGTGCGGCACCTACAACAAGCGCCAGGTCCTCGAGGTCTGA
- the recG gene encoding ATP-dependent DNA helicase RecG: MDLVHALEEPLKNTLGPATAKVMAEHLGLHTVGDLLHHYPRRYEERGQLTHLADLPLDEHATVVAQVADARLHTFASSKAPRGKGQRLEVTITDGSGRLQLVFFGNGVHKPHKELLPGTRALFAGKVSVFNRRLQLAHPAYELLRGEDDAQAVDSWAGALIPLYPATAKLESWKIAKAVQTVLPSVQEAIDPLPDSLRDGRGLVSLPEALLKIHRPHTKADIADARSRLKWDEAFVLQVALARRRHADAQLPAVARVPGTDGLLTAFDARLPFTLTEGQRKVSGEIFDDLATEHPMHRLLQGEVGSGKTMVALRAMLAVVDAGGQAAMLAPTEVLAQQHHRSIVEMMGELAEGGMLGGSERATKVVLLTGSMGAAARRQALLDLVTGEAGIVIGTHALIEDKVRFHDLGLVVVDEQHRFGVEQRDALRGKGKQPPHLLVMTATPIPRTVAMTVFGDLETSVLDQLPAGRSPIASHVVPAADKPHFLARAWERVREEVVGGHQAYVVCPRIGDDLDEAAAKKAKKTPEDEAEKRPPLAVLDVAGHFAEGPLKGLRVEVLHGRMQPDDKDAVMRRFAAGETDVLVATTVIEVGVNVPNATAMVIMDADRFGVSQLHQLRGRVGRGSAPGLCLLVTEMPEASAARARLNSVAATLDGFELSRIDLEQRREGDVLGQAQSGARSSLRMLAVIDDEEIIAEAREEAAAVVAADPELQRLPGLRTALEALLDEEREQYLDKG, translated from the coding sequence ATGGATCTCGTGCACGCTCTGGAAGAACCGCTGAAGAACACGCTCGGCCCCGCCACCGCCAAGGTGATGGCCGAGCACCTCGGTCTGCACACCGTCGGAGACCTGCTCCACCACTACCCGCGCAGATACGAGGAGCGCGGCCAGCTCACCCACCTCGCCGACCTCCCCCTGGACGAGCATGCGACGGTGGTCGCCCAGGTCGCCGACGCGCGCCTGCACACCTTCGCCTCGTCCAAGGCGCCGCGGGGCAAGGGCCAGCGTCTCGAAGTCACCATCACCGACGGCAGCGGCCGGCTCCAACTGGTCTTCTTCGGCAACGGGGTGCACAAGCCCCACAAGGAACTGCTGCCCGGCACCCGCGCCTTGTTCGCCGGCAAGGTCTCCGTCTTCAACCGCAGGCTCCAACTGGCCCATCCCGCCTACGAACTGCTGCGCGGCGAGGACGACGCCCAGGCGGTGGACAGCTGGGCGGGCGCCCTGATCCCCCTCTACCCGGCCACCGCCAAGCTGGAGTCCTGGAAGATCGCCAAGGCGGTGCAGACGGTGCTGCCGAGCGTCCAGGAGGCGATCGACCCGCTGCCGGACTCCCTGCGCGACGGCAGGGGCCTGGTCTCCCTGCCCGAGGCGCTTCTCAAGATCCACCGCCCGCACACCAAGGCGGACATCGCCGACGCCCGCTCCCGCCTCAAATGGGACGAGGCCTTCGTGCTCCAGGTCGCCCTGGCGCGCCGCCGCCACGCCGACGCCCAGCTCCCCGCGGTGGCCCGGGTCCCCGGCACGGACGGACTGCTGACGGCCTTCGACGCGAGACTCCCCTTCACCCTCACCGAGGGGCAGCGGAAGGTCTCCGGGGAGATCTTCGACGACCTGGCGACCGAACACCCGATGCACCGGCTGCTCCAGGGCGAGGTCGGCAGCGGCAAGACCATGGTGGCGCTGCGCGCCATGCTCGCCGTCGTGGACGCGGGCGGACAGGCCGCCATGCTCGCGCCCACCGAGGTGCTCGCCCAGCAGCACCACCGGTCGATCGTGGAGATGATGGGGGAGCTCGCCGAGGGAGGCATGCTGGGCGGCTCCGAGCGGGCCACCAAGGTGGTGCTGCTCACCGGGTCCATGGGCGCGGCCGCGCGGCGGCAGGCGCTGCTCGACCTGGTCACCGGCGAGGCCGGGATCGTGATCGGCACCCATGCGCTGATCGAGGACAAGGTGCGCTTCCACGACCTCGGTCTGGTGGTCGTGGACGAACAGCACCGCTTCGGCGTCGAGCAGCGGGACGCCCTGCGCGGCAAGGGGAAGCAGCCGCCCCATCTGCTGGTCATGACCGCCACCCCGATCCCCCGTACGGTCGCCATGACCGTCTTCGGCGATCTGGAGACCTCCGTCCTGGACCAGCTCCCGGCCGGGCGTTCGCCGATCGCCAGCCATGTGGTGCCGGCCGCCGACAAGCCGCACTTCCTGGCGCGCGCCTGGGAGCGGGTGCGCGAGGAGGTCGTGGGCGGCCATCAGGCGTATGTCGTCTGCCCCCGGATCGGGGACGACCTCGACGAGGCCGCCGCGAAGAAGGCGAAGAAGACACCCGAGGACGAGGCGGAGAAGCGGCCCCCGCTCGCCGTCCTCGACGTCGCCGGACATTTTGCCGAGGGGCCGCTGAAGGGGCTGCGGGTGGAGGTGCTGCACGGGCGGATGCAGCCGGACGACAAGGACGCGGTGATGCGCCGGTTCGCCGCCGGTGAGACCGATGTCCTGGTCGCGACCACGGTCATCGAGGTCGGCGTCAACGTGCCGAACGCCACCGCGATGGTGATCATGGACGCGGACCGCTTCGGGGTGTCCCAACTCCACCAGCTGCGCGGCCGGGTGGGCCGTGGCTCGGCGCCCGGCCTGTGTCTGCTGGTCACCGAGATGCCGGAGGCGAGCGCGGCCCGCGCACGGCTGAACTCCGTGGCGGCCACCCTCGACGGCTTCGAGCTCTCCCGGATCGACCTCGAACAGCGCCGTGAGGGCGATGTCCTCGGCCAGGCCCAGTCCGGCGCCCGCTCCTCGCTGCGCATGCTCGCGGTCATCGACGACGAGGAGATCATCGCCGAGGCCAGGGAGGAGGCTGCCGCGGTGGTCGCCGCCGACCCGGAGCTTCAGCGCCTCCCCGGCCTGCGCACCGCCCTGGAGGCCCTGCTGGACGAGGAGCGGGAGCAGTACCTGGACAAGGGGTGA